A single genomic interval of Theropithecus gelada isolate Dixy chromosome 16, Tgel_1.0, whole genome shotgun sequence harbors:
- the GPS1 gene encoding COP9 signalosome complex subunit 1 isoform X7 produces the protein MQIDVDPQEDPQNAPDVNYVVENPSLDLEQYAASYSGLMRIERLQFIADHCPTLRVEALKMALSFVQRTFNVDMYEEIHRKLSEATRSSLRELQNAPDAIPESGVEPPPLDTAWVEATRKKALLKLEKLDTDLKNYKGNSIKESIRRGHDDLGDHYLDCGDLSNALKCYSRARDYCTSAKHVINMCLNVIKVSVYLQNWSHVLSYVSKAESTPEIAEQRGERDSQTQAILTKLKCAAGLAELAARKYKQAAKCLLLASFDHCDFPELLSPSNVAIYGGLCALATFDRQELQRNVISSSSFKLFLELEPQVRDIIFKFYESKYASCLKMLDEMKDNLLLDMYLAPHVRTLYTQIRNRALIQYFSPYVSADMHRMAAAFNTTVAALEDELTQLILEGLISARVDSHSKILYARDVDQRSTTFEKSLLMGKEFQRRAKAMMLRAAVLRNQIHVKSPPREGSQGELTPANSQSRMSTNM, from the exons ATGCAGATCGACGTGGACCCCCAGGAAGACCCGCAGAATGCACCCGACGTCAACTACGTGGTGGAGAACCCCAGCCTG GATCTGGAGCAGTACGCAGCCAGTTACAGCGGCCTGATGCGCATCGAACGGCTGCAGTTCATTGCTGATCACTGCCCCACGCTGCGGGTGGAGGCCCTGAAGATGGCCCTGTCCTTCGTGCAGAGAACCTTTAATGTGGACATGTATGAGGAAATCCACCGCAAGCTCTCAGAGGCCACCAG GTCCTCTCTCAGGGAGCTGCAGAACGCACCCGACGCCATCCCTGAGAGTGGCGTGGAGCCCCCACCCCTGGACACGGCCTGGGTGGAGGCCACGCGGAAGAAGGCCCTGCTGAAGCTGGAGAAGCTGGACACGGACCTGAAGAACTACAAAGGCAACTCCATCAAGGAGAGCATCCGGCGCGGCCACGACGACCTGGGCGACCACTACCTGGACTGTGGGGACCTCAGCAACGCCCTCAAGTGCTACTCCCGGGCCCGGGACTACTGCACCAGCGCCAAGCACGTCATCAACATGTGCCTCAACGTCATCAAG GTCAGCGTCTACTTACAGAATTGGTCTCATGTGCTTAGCTATGTCAGCAAGGCTGAGTCTACCCCGGAGATTGCTGAG CAGCGAGGAGAGCGTGACAGCCAGACCCAGGCCATCCTCACCAAGCTCAAGTGTGCCGCAG GTTTGGCGGAGCTGGCCGCCAGGAAGTACAAGCAGGCTGCCAAGTGCCTCCTGCTGGCTTCCTTTGATCACTGCGACTTCCCTGAG CTGCTGTCCCCCAGCAACGTGGCCATCTACGGTGGCCTGTGCGCCTTGGCTACCTTTGACCGGCAGGAGCTGCAGCGCAACGTCATCTCCAGTAG CTCCTTCAAGTTGTTCTTGGAGCTGGAGCCGCAGGTCCGAGACATCATCTTCAAATTCTACGAGTCCAAGTACGCCTCATGCCTCAAGATGCTGGATGAGATGAAG GACAACCTGCTCCTGGACATGTATTTGGCTCCCCACGTCAGGACCCTGTACACCCAGATTCGCAACCGTGCCCTCATCCAG TATTTCAGCCCCTACGTGTCAGCCGACATGCATAGGATGGCGGCGGCCTTCAACACCACAGTGGCTGCCCTGGAGGACGAGCTGACACAGCTAATCCTGGAGGGGTTGATCAGTGCCCGCGTGGACTCGCACAGCAAG ATCCTCTACGCCCGGGATGTGGATCAGCGCAGCACCACCTTTGAGAAGTCTCTGCTGATGGGCAAGGAGTTCCAGCGCCGCGCCAAGGCCATGATGCTGCGGGCAGCTGTGCTCCGCAACCAGATCCACGTCAAG TCCCCGCCCAGAGAAGGGAGCCAGGGGGAGCTgactccagccaacagccagtcTCGGATGAGCACCAACATGTGA
- the GPS1 gene encoding COP9 signalosome complex subunit 1 isoform X6 yields MLQGAVEPMQIDVDPQEDPQNAPDVNYVVENPSLDLEQYAASYSGLMRIERLQFIADHCPTLRVEALKMALSFVQRTFNVDMYEEIHRKLSEATRSSLRELQNAPDAIPESGVEPPPLDTAWVEATRKKALLKLEKLDTDLKNYKGNSIKESIRRGHDDLGDHYLDCGDLSNALKCYSRARDYCTSAKHVINMCLNVIKVSVYLQNWSHVLSYVSKAESTPEIAEQRGERDSQTQAILTKLKCAAGLAELAARKYKQAAKCLLLASFDHCDFPELLSPSNVAIYGGLCALATFDRQELQRNVISSSSFKLFLELEPQVRDIIFKFYESKYASCLKMLDEMKDNLLLDMYLAPHVRTLYTQIRNRALIQYFSPYVSADMHRMAAAFNTTVAALEDELTQLILEGLISARVDSHSKILYARDVDQRSTTFEKSLLMGKEFQRRAKAMMLRAAVLRNQIHVKSPPREGSQGELTPANSQSRMSTNM; encoded by the exons ATGTTGCAGGGGGCTGTGGAGCCCATGCAGATCGACGTGGACCCCCAGGAAGACCCGCAGAATGCACCCGACGTCAACTACGTGGTGGAGAACCCCAGCCTG GATCTGGAGCAGTACGCAGCCAGTTACAGCGGCCTGATGCGCATCGAACGGCTGCAGTTCATTGCTGATCACTGCCCCACGCTGCGGGTGGAGGCCCTGAAGATGGCCCTGTCCTTCGTGCAGAGAACCTTTAATGTGGACATGTATGAGGAAATCCACCGCAAGCTCTCAGAGGCCACCAG GTCCTCTCTCAGGGAGCTGCAGAACGCACCCGACGCCATCCCTGAGAGTGGCGTGGAGCCCCCACCCCTGGACACGGCCTGGGTGGAGGCCACGCGGAAGAAGGCCCTGCTGAAGCTGGAGAAGCTGGACACGGACCTGAAGAACTACAAAGGCAACTCCATCAAGGAGAGCATCCGGCGCGGCCACGACGACCTGGGCGACCACTACCTGGACTGTGGGGACCTCAGCAACGCCCTCAAGTGCTACTCCCGGGCCCGGGACTACTGCACCAGCGCCAAGCACGTCATCAACATGTGCCTCAACGTCATCAAG GTCAGCGTCTACTTACAGAATTGGTCTCATGTGCTTAGCTATGTCAGCAAGGCTGAGTCTACCCCGGAGATTGCTGAG CAGCGAGGAGAGCGTGACAGCCAGACCCAGGCCATCCTCACCAAGCTCAAGTGTGCCGCAG GTTTGGCGGAGCTGGCCGCCAGGAAGTACAAGCAGGCTGCCAAGTGCCTCCTGCTGGCTTCCTTTGATCACTGCGACTTCCCTGAG CTGCTGTCCCCCAGCAACGTGGCCATCTACGGTGGCCTGTGCGCCTTGGCTACCTTTGACCGGCAGGAGCTGCAGCGCAACGTCATCTCCAGTAG CTCCTTCAAGTTGTTCTTGGAGCTGGAGCCGCAGGTCCGAGACATCATCTTCAAATTCTACGAGTCCAAGTACGCCTCATGCCTCAAGATGCTGGATGAGATGAAG GACAACCTGCTCCTGGACATGTATTTGGCTCCCCACGTCAGGACCCTGTACACCCAGATTCGCAACCGTGCCCTCATCCAG TATTTCAGCCCCTACGTGTCAGCCGACATGCATAGGATGGCGGCGGCCTTCAACACCACAGTGGCTGCCCTGGAGGACGAGCTGACACAGCTAATCCTGGAGGGGTTGATCAGTGCCCGCGTGGACTCGCACAGCAAG ATCCTCTACGCCCGGGATGTGGATCAGCGCAGCACCACCTTTGAGAAGTCTCTGCTGATGGGCAAGGAGTTCCAGCGCCGCGCCAAGGCCATGATGCTGCGGGCAGCTGTGCTCCGCAACCAGATCCACGTCAAG TCCCCGCCCAGAGAAGGGAGCCAGGGGGAGCTgactccagccaacagccagtcTCGGATGAGCACCAACATGTGA
- the GPS1 gene encoding COP9 signalosome complex subunit 1 isoform X3 — MPLPVQVFNLQGAVEPMQIDVDPQEDPQNAPDVNYVVENPSLDLEQYAASYSGLMRIERLQFIADHCPTLRVEALKMALSFVQRTFNVDMYEEIHRKLSEATRSSLRELQNAPDAIPESGVEPPPLDTAWVEATRKKALLKLEKLDTDLKNYKGNSIKESIRRGHDDLGDHYLDCGDLSNALKCYSRARDYCTSAKHVINMCLNVIKVSVYLQNWSHVLSYVSKAESTPEIAEQRGERDSQTQAILTKLKCAAGLAELAARKYKQAAKCLLLASFDHCDFPELLSPSNVAIYGGLCALATFDRQELQRNVISSSSFKLFLELEPQVRDIIFKFYESKYASCLKMLDEMKDNLLLDMYLAPHVRTLYTQIRNRALIQYFSPYVSADMHRMAAAFNTTVAALEDELTQLILEGLISARVDSHSKILYARDVDQRSTTFEKSLLMGKEFQRRAKAMMLRAAVLRNQIHVKSPPREGSQGELTPANSQSRMSTNM, encoded by the exons ATGCCGCTGCCGGTTCAGGTGTTTAACTTGCAG GGGGCTGTGGAGCCCATGCAGATCGACGTGGACCCCCAGGAAGACCCGCAGAATGCACCCGACGTCAACTACGTGGTGGAGAACCCCAGCCTG GATCTGGAGCAGTACGCAGCCAGTTACAGCGGCCTGATGCGCATCGAACGGCTGCAGTTCATTGCTGATCACTGCCCCACGCTGCGGGTGGAGGCCCTGAAGATGGCCCTGTCCTTCGTGCAGAGAACCTTTAATGTGGACATGTATGAGGAAATCCACCGCAAGCTCTCAGAGGCCACCAG GTCCTCTCTCAGGGAGCTGCAGAACGCACCCGACGCCATCCCTGAGAGTGGCGTGGAGCCCCCACCCCTGGACACGGCCTGGGTGGAGGCCACGCGGAAGAAGGCCCTGCTGAAGCTGGAGAAGCTGGACACGGACCTGAAGAACTACAAAGGCAACTCCATCAAGGAGAGCATCCGGCGCGGCCACGACGACCTGGGCGACCACTACCTGGACTGTGGGGACCTCAGCAACGCCCTCAAGTGCTACTCCCGGGCCCGGGACTACTGCACCAGCGCCAAGCACGTCATCAACATGTGCCTCAACGTCATCAAG GTCAGCGTCTACTTACAGAATTGGTCTCATGTGCTTAGCTATGTCAGCAAGGCTGAGTCTACCCCGGAGATTGCTGAG CAGCGAGGAGAGCGTGACAGCCAGACCCAGGCCATCCTCACCAAGCTCAAGTGTGCCGCAG GTTTGGCGGAGCTGGCCGCCAGGAAGTACAAGCAGGCTGCCAAGTGCCTCCTGCTGGCTTCCTTTGATCACTGCGACTTCCCTGAG CTGCTGTCCCCCAGCAACGTGGCCATCTACGGTGGCCTGTGCGCCTTGGCTACCTTTGACCGGCAGGAGCTGCAGCGCAACGTCATCTCCAGTAG CTCCTTCAAGTTGTTCTTGGAGCTGGAGCCGCAGGTCCGAGACATCATCTTCAAATTCTACGAGTCCAAGTACGCCTCATGCCTCAAGATGCTGGATGAGATGAAG GACAACCTGCTCCTGGACATGTATTTGGCTCCCCACGTCAGGACCCTGTACACCCAGATTCGCAACCGTGCCCTCATCCAG TATTTCAGCCCCTACGTGTCAGCCGACATGCATAGGATGGCGGCGGCCTTCAACACCACAGTGGCTGCCCTGGAGGACGAGCTGACACAGCTAATCCTGGAGGGGTTGATCAGTGCCCGCGTGGACTCGCACAGCAAG ATCCTCTACGCCCGGGATGTGGATCAGCGCAGCACCACCTTTGAGAAGTCTCTGCTGATGGGCAAGGAGTTCCAGCGCCGCGCCAAGGCCATGATGCTGCGGGCAGCTGTGCTCCGCAACCAGATCCACGTCAAG TCCCCGCCCAGAGAAGGGAGCCAGGGGGAGCTgactccagccaacagccagtcTCGGATGAGCACCAACATGTGA
- the GPS1 gene encoding COP9 signalosome complex subunit 1 isoform X8, giving the protein MQIDVDPQEDPQNAPDVNYVVENPSLDLEQYAASYSGLMRIERLQFIADHCPTLRVEALKMALSFVQRTFNVDMYEEIHRKLSEATRELQNAPDAIPESGVEPPPLDTAWVEATRKKALLKLEKLDTDLKNYKGNSIKESIRRGHDDLGDHYLDCGDLSNALKCYSRARDYCTSAKHVINMCLNVIKVSVYLQNWSHVLSYVSKAESTPEIAEQRGERDSQTQAILTKLKCAAGLAELAARKYKQAAKCLLLASFDHCDFPELLSPSNVAIYGGLCALATFDRQELQRNVISSSSFKLFLELEPQVRDIIFKFYESKYASCLKMLDEMKDNLLLDMYLAPHVRTLYTQIRNRALIQYFSPYVSADMHRMAAAFNTTVAALEDELTQLILEGLISARVDSHSKILYARDVDQRSTTFEKSLLMGKEFQRRAKAMMLRAAVLRNQIHVKSPPREGSQGELTPANSQSRMSTNM; this is encoded by the exons ATGCAGATCGACGTGGACCCCCAGGAAGACCCGCAGAATGCACCCGACGTCAACTACGTGGTGGAGAACCCCAGCCTG GATCTGGAGCAGTACGCAGCCAGTTACAGCGGCCTGATGCGCATCGAACGGCTGCAGTTCATTGCTGATCACTGCCCCACGCTGCGGGTGGAGGCCCTGAAGATGGCCCTGTCCTTCGTGCAGAGAACCTTTAATGTGGACATGTATGAGGAAATCCACCGCAAGCTCTCAGAGGCCACCAG GGAGCTGCAGAACGCACCCGACGCCATCCCTGAGAGTGGCGTGGAGCCCCCACCCCTGGACACGGCCTGGGTGGAGGCCACGCGGAAGAAGGCCCTGCTGAAGCTGGAGAAGCTGGACACGGACCTGAAGAACTACAAAGGCAACTCCATCAAGGAGAGCATCCGGCGCGGCCACGACGACCTGGGCGACCACTACCTGGACTGTGGGGACCTCAGCAACGCCCTCAAGTGCTACTCCCGGGCCCGGGACTACTGCACCAGCGCCAAGCACGTCATCAACATGTGCCTCAACGTCATCAAG GTCAGCGTCTACTTACAGAATTGGTCTCATGTGCTTAGCTATGTCAGCAAGGCTGAGTCTACCCCGGAGATTGCTGAG CAGCGAGGAGAGCGTGACAGCCAGACCCAGGCCATCCTCACCAAGCTCAAGTGTGCCGCAG GTTTGGCGGAGCTGGCCGCCAGGAAGTACAAGCAGGCTGCCAAGTGCCTCCTGCTGGCTTCCTTTGATCACTGCGACTTCCCTGAG CTGCTGTCCCCCAGCAACGTGGCCATCTACGGTGGCCTGTGCGCCTTGGCTACCTTTGACCGGCAGGAGCTGCAGCGCAACGTCATCTCCAGTAG CTCCTTCAAGTTGTTCTTGGAGCTGGAGCCGCAGGTCCGAGACATCATCTTCAAATTCTACGAGTCCAAGTACGCCTCATGCCTCAAGATGCTGGATGAGATGAAG GACAACCTGCTCCTGGACATGTATTTGGCTCCCCACGTCAGGACCCTGTACACCCAGATTCGCAACCGTGCCCTCATCCAG TATTTCAGCCCCTACGTGTCAGCCGACATGCATAGGATGGCGGCGGCCTTCAACACCACAGTGGCTGCCCTGGAGGACGAGCTGACACAGCTAATCCTGGAGGGGTTGATCAGTGCCCGCGTGGACTCGCACAGCAAG ATCCTCTACGCCCGGGATGTGGATCAGCGCAGCACCACCTTTGAGAAGTCTCTGCTGATGGGCAAGGAGTTCCAGCGCCGCGCCAAGGCCATGATGCTGCGGGCAGCTGTGCTCCGCAACCAGATCCACGTCAAG TCCCCGCCCAGAGAAGGGAGCCAGGGGGAGCTgactccagccaacagccagtcTCGGATGAGCACCAACATGTGA